From Aspergillus fumigatus Af293 chromosome 5, whole genome shotgun sequence, a single genomic window includes:
- a CDS encoding class I SAM-dependent methyltransferase has protein sequence MKHLAASGLILAQTPLQPPQIQNSTDLIPPILARASGVVLDVGPGTGTQMPLLRGRAQAIKTIYGAEPCRGLHAELRARAEEEGLGEKYQVLSCGAAARELVPELQREGLLPAGDVEGVLASTDGVFDTIVCVRVLCSVPELERTAQELYALLRPGGQLLVVEHVVNPWRTAKGSIVARVMQAVYGFFGWSWFVGNCCLDRDTEMALRAAADRDGGWEVVELDRWFGRSPIPYISGVLVKKST, from the exons ATGAAGCATTTGGCCGCTTCTGGGTTGATTTTAGCT CAAACGCCGCTCCAGCCACCTCAGATCCAGAACTCAACTGATCTCATCCCACCAATTCTAGCCAGAGCGTCGGGGGTCGTGCTAGATGTCGGCCCGGGGACAGGCACGCAGATGCCGCTGCTCCGCGGGCGCGCACAAGCCATCAAAACGATTTACGGTGCGGAGCCGTGCCGCGGTCTGCATGCGGAGCTGCGCGCGCGcgcggaagaggaggggttGGGGGAGAAGTACCAAGTTCTGTCCTGTGGTGCTGCGGCGCGGGAGCTGGTGCCGGAGTTGCAGCGGGAAGGGCTGCTTCCTGCCGGGGATGTGGAGGGAGTTCTGGCAAGCACGGACGGGGTCTTCGATACGATTGTGTGTGTGCGGGTTTTGTGCTCTGTGCCGGAGTTGGAGAGGACGGCGCAGGAGTTGTATGCGCTGTTGCGGCCAGGGGGGCAGTTGCTTGTTGTGGAGCATGTGGTTAATCCGTGGCGGACGGCGAAGGGGTCGATTGTGGCGAGGGTGATGCAGGCTGTTTATGGGTTCTTTGGGTGGAGTTGGTTTGTTGGGAATTGCTGCTTGGATCGGGATACGGAGATGGCGTTGCGGGCAGCGGCGGACAGGGATGGGGGGTGGGAGGTTGTGGAATTGGACAGGTGGTTTGGAAGGTCTCCGATACCGTATATTTCGGGTGTGTTGGTGAAGAAGAGTACGTAA
- a CDS encoding putative nuclear migration protein (ApsA), protein MASMDDPFVSKTEERVPRDAHRYSSFDTQLFSLNAPSPAQAKRALEAHLAETERRLEEASKLGTALIEQQRELEEKLKEVEQQQDENQIGPDLRQKLVELEREYNEIGRETARALLAPKRLAGGDDGHLGTPSLDQKSPLSPVLFASQATNSPSKVSVPSRKQRNQPSSRVHDIEFATEISTSLLAQVRQLQAMLAEREEALKNANLEKSRLELEAEGYAQRIRALDESEERYKDENWNLETRTHELMTAMKEAADRENRLNSALGTVTSEKNAIERELEEVKQANARLIEEQAAAQKANDAEIHLLRRNLNAQDAEKLALHKKLEELNSQNEELAKVVTMRLRQQEAQATLEVPRDHHSSDDDQGTPENSPPPSPNKFTPRHNHLETETLRSSLGHAHRMIQNLKSTIHREKTEKIELKRMLQEARDEIEQRRREAVAPAGPSTKRQKTRPDASRKPARPDLLGAGRKGKTEIEIQDAEWEDNVVDATPTRHASTSLTRDRSGEESSAYPSDAYQTATEADDAFETANERETATESEAFQTGIESMADGSSDTDELTETEETVQRTPRLRVSSSLIMAKARDRSSYHSTASTSADEDEGVDEVLASPSQAHAPRYRLRKKRSVLRKIRPSGEAPMAYSSRPSSARESPATSFAQDSAPTEGHSLFEELAELEGGEDEDGTFGANSQTSTPRMRPTADSRRPSEAILDVPAKPAMVDSGVMTDPWQPTESANPVNAGVEEALPVAPVTPTKATVPVAEAGMAIKEPPKLVNSATQWTPLRSGAESNGDQVSSVPTPPKMAWDDASGAEGETTRVPTPPVAKPDFSPISYQETSPVAPVLPQLTTSYFIGGVTEPVALPSSLPRELSLSSISSQSTEPLMAQLPEPEQVYSPQMVISAVFSEHTVPIAVTLPEPEPLPVLSFADQATNTETPHLEVSTIFSEHTLPVAAALPEPEPVPIISVADHSTSTETPELEISSILAEQTEPIAALPPKSLSGPEHVVIVEDKVVQSESAKLDISRISSASSEPVAPQLRERPVSRVPELSYSSIRSVETLPVGATSPVAVVSGLQIADENMHPAHLRDAVQDKRPTDSMSIAKDIPSDDAAADAEDLKSGAALPLGTISGNAVTRGRRRQSNQADSGAQTILSSKQIDQILMERVSSRPLSPPDSDKAKEAGPSPFATPKARPRPTQHASTTSLQSAQRRPGSSTSLSSSVHSLSHPPLPVDHREAIMAAEKKSLEQQPSSPGLMGPPLAPASAYRSNSTQRPLTPNESGTQVYSSKTSISRAQIRRESQVSRRSSVSSFASELEERFNIQAYSNHMSNGYAAGTDPRMIQAITQTMIGEFLWKYTRRTVTGETSKTRHRRYFWVHPYTRTLYWSEQDPQTAGKNQLRTKSVPIEAVRVVADDNPYPPGLHCRSLEVVSPGRRVRFTATTSQRHETWFNALSYLLLRNSDEAGEGQDNNVTLENDTLEDIDEFNPGFRSQSQQTMRMSFSSSRSRTVRNVPKQRAASAMSVRQTVTPGRVSPALSAPSQGSGLQVPDDGRQESTSRLSTILNTTIKGSFGRRGRPGYATSSVHEGSLHADSLHERDSEEDFRRMMEQDSDRLENVRACCDGKHDVSSLSRTSRYSPRVNRMHSHH, encoded by the exons ATGGCTTCGATGGATGACCCGTTCGTATCAAAAACGGAGGAGCGTGTTCCTCGTGATGCGCATAGGTACTCCTCTTTCGACACGCAGCTGTTCAGTCTTAAtgcaccttctccagcacagGCGAAACGAGCTCTTGAAGCTCACCTGGCGGAGACAGAGCGCAGACTCGAGGAGGCTTCGAAGCTCGGCACCGCGCTCATTGAACAGCAGAGAGAGCTCGAGGAGAAGTTGAAAGAGGtagaacagcagcaggatgaGAACCAGATCGGACCGGATCTGCGCCAGAAGCTTGTGGAACTGGAAAGGGAGTACAATGAGATTGGTCGTGAGACCGCTAGAGCCTTACTGGCTCCGAAACGCCTGGCaggtggcgatgatggcCATCTGGGTACGCCCTCGCTCGATCAAAAG TCACCGCTCAGTCCCGTCCTATTCGCCAGTCAAGCGACCAACTCTCCCAGCAAAGTGAGCGTTCCGTCACGGAAACAACGGAACCAACCGTCCAGCCGGGTCCATGACATTGAATTCGCGACCGAGATTTCCACTTCTCTCTTGGCCCAGGTTCGTCAATTGCAGGCCATGCTCGCTGAGCGCGAGGAGGCGTTGAAGAATGCCAACCTTGAGAAATCACgactggagctggaggcagAAGGGTACGCACAGCGAATTAGGGCGCTGGATGAGAGCGAGGAGCGTTACAAGGATGAGAATTGGAACCTCGAGACTCGAACTCACGAGCTTATGACCGCGATGAAGGAGGCTGCCGATCGCGAAAACAGACTAAATAGCGCCCTCGGTACCGTCACGTCAGAGAAGAATGCTATTGAACGGGAGCTGGAGGAAGTGAAACAGGCCAATGCTCGGTTGATCGAGGAACAGGCCGCTGCTCAGAAAGCCAACGATGCTGAGATTCACCTCCTGCGCAGGAACCTCAATGCACAAGATGCCGAGAAGCTTGCCCTTCACAAGAAGCTTGAGGAGTTAAACTCCCAGAACGAAGAGCTTGCCAAAGTGGTTACGATGCGGCTTCGTCAGCAGGAAGCGCAAGCCACTCTCGAAGTGCCACGAGACCATCATTCTTCGGATGACGACCAGGGTACACCAGAGAACTCACCACCACCGTCTCCGAACAAGTTCACACCGCGTCACAATCACTTAGAGACTGAAACATTGCGCAGTTCTCTCGGCCACGCTCATCGTATGATCCAAAATCTCAAGAGTACAATCCATCGCGAGAAGACCGAAAAGATCGAATTGAAGCGTATGCTGCAAGAGGCGCGGGACGAGATCGAACAACGTCGCCGTGAAGCTGTTGCCCCGGCAGGTCCGTCCACCAAACGCCAAAAGACCAGGCCAGATGCCTCCAGAAAACCTGCGCGACCGGATCTGCTCGGAGCTGGCCGCAAGGGGAAGACTGAGATCGAGATTCAGGACGCAGAGTGGGAGGACAACGTTGTAGATGCCACCCCGACACGTCACGCTTCAACCTCCCTGACTCGCGACCGTTCCGGTGAAGAGTCCTCTGCCTACCCCAGCGACGCTTACCAGACTGCCACCGAGGCCGATGATGCATTTGAGACTGCCAACGAGCGGGAAACTGCAACAGAAAGCGAAGCCTTCCAGACGGGCATAGAGAGCATGGCTGATGGCAGTTCTGATACTGATGAGCTGACTGAGACTGAGGAGACTGTTCAGAGGACCCCTCGCCTACGTGTTTCTTCATCCTTGATCATGGCCAAGGCTCGTGACCGTTCTTCATATCACAGCACCGCATCCACTTccgcagatgaagatgaaggtgtCGATGAAGTTCTCGCCTCTCCCAGTCAAGCACACGCTCCCAGATACAGGCTtaggaagaagaggagtgTCCTCAGAAAAATCCGTCCGTCTGGAGAGGCCCCTATGGCTTACAGCAGCCGGCCTTCGAGTGCACGAGAGTCGCCTGCGACTAGCTTCGCCCAAGATTCGGCTCCCACAGAAGGACACAGTCTTTTCGAGGAACTTGCAGAACTCGAaggcggcgaggatgaggacggaACATTTGGTGCTAACTCCCAGACGTCTACTCCCCGTATGCGTCCTACGGCTGATTCGCGACGACCCTCGGAGGCCATTCTGGACGTGCCGGCCAAGCCCGCGATGGTCGATTCAGGCGTGATGACCGATCCCTGGCAACCTACGGAGTCTGCTAATCCTGTAAATGCCGGGGTTGAAGAGGCTCTGCCTGTTGCACCAGTCACGCCAACAAAGGCAACCGTACCAGTTGCTGAAGCTggcatggccatcaaggagCCACCGAAGCTGGTTAATTCCGCAACGCAATGGACACCTCTCAGGTCAGGCGCCGAGTCAAATGGTGATCAAGTATCTAGCGTGCCAACCCCACCGAAGATGGCCTGGGATGATGCATCAGGCGCAGAGGGAGAGACAACCCGTGTTCCTACACCTCCAGTCGCTAAGCCAGACTTCTCGCCGATTTCATACCAGGAGACCTCACCAGTGGCCCCTGTATTACCGCAGTTGACTACATCATACTTCATCGGCGGGGTAACCGAACCGGTTGCACTTCCTTCTTCGCTGCCACGGGAGCTGTCTTTGTCCTCCATATCCTCTCAGTCTACAGAGCCTCTCATGGCACAACTTCCAGAACCTGAGCAGGTATACTCTCCCCAGATGGTCATTTCAGCTGTCTTCTCGGAACATACAGTTCCCATTGCCGTTACTCTACCCGAGCCAGAACCGTTGCCTGTTCTGTCTTTTGCGGACCAAGCTACGAACACGGAGACTCCACATCTAGAAGTCTCAACTATCTTCTCGGAACATACCCTGCCCGTTGCTGCAGCACTCCCTGAGCCCGAACCTGTACCAATTATCTCTGTGGCAGACCACTCAACAAGCACGGAGACTCCGGAGCTAGAGATATCTTCGATACTCGCTGAGCAGACCGAACCTATCGCAGCTCTTCCACCCAAATCACTTTCCGGACCAGAACACGTTGTGATTGTTGAAGATAAGGTAGTGCAATCCGAGAGTGCGAAACTAGATATATCCCGTATCAGCTCAGCATCTTCTGAGCCGGTTGCACCACAACTCCGCGAACGACCAGTTTCACGAGTACCTGAGCTCTCATATTCGTCAATACGGTCTGTAGAGACGCTTCCTGTGGGAGCCACTTCACCCGTAGCAGTCGTTTCCGGTCTGCAGATTGCCGATGAGAATATGCACCCGGCGCACTTGAGGGATGCTGTGCAAGACAAGCGGCCTACTGACTCCATGTCGATCGCTAAGGATATCCCAAGCGacgatgctgctgctgacgcaGAAGACCTAAAGTCAGGTGCCGCCCTACCTTTGGGTACTATCTCCGGCAACGCCGTCACACGCGGCAGGAGACGGCAGTCCAACCAGGCTGATTCCGGTGCTCAGACAATATTGTCGTCGAAGCAAATTGATCAGATTCTGATGGAACGTGTCTCGTCGCGCCCATTGTCTCCTCCTGATAGTGACAAAGCCAAGGAAGCTGGACCGTCGCCCTTTGCAACGCCAAAGGCGCGTCCGCGTCCCACTCAACATGCTTCGACGACATCTCTTCAATCTGCTCAACGTCGCCCAGGGAGCTCTACGAGCTTGTCGTCCAGTGTGCACAGCCTCAGTCATCCACCGTTACCCGTGGACCACCGCGAAGCTATCATGGCAGCCGAAAAGAAGTCCTTGGAGCAACAGCCCTCGTCTCCTGGTTTGATGGGCCCCCCCTTGGCGCCAGCTTCCGCGTACCGATCAAATTCCACCCAGCGCCCGCTGACTCCAAACGAGTCAGGGACTCAGGTTTATTCCTCCAAGACAAGCATTTCGCGGGCCCAGATCAGACGGGAAAGTCAAGTGTCCCGCAGATCATCCGTTTCTTCATTTGCATCAGAGCTTGAAGAGCGGTTCAACATTCAAGCCTATTCCAATCACATGTCCAACGGTTACGCAGCGGGAACCGACCCTCGCATGATACAGGCCATCACTCAGACCATGATTGGCGAGTTCCTCTGGAAGTATACCCGAAGGACTGTGACTGGAGAGACCTCCAAGACAAGGCACCGTCGTTACTTCTGGGTTCATCCGTACACCCGGACGTTGTACTGGAGTGAACAGGACCCGCAAACTGCTGGGAAGAATCAATTGCGGACGAAGAGTGTGCCGATCGAGGCTGTGCGAGTCGTTGCTGACGACAACCCTTATCCGCCAGGTCTTCATTGCCGAAGCTTAGAAGTCGTCAGTCCAGGCCGCCGGGTCCGATTTACGGCCACAACTAGCCAAAGGCACGAGACTTGGTTCAATGCGCTCTCGTACCTTCTACTTCGAAACTCGGAtgaggctggagaaggccAGGATAATAATGTCACGCTGGAAAATGACACGCTGGAAGATATCGACGAGTTCAATCCCGGATTCCGTTCGCAGTCCCAGCAAACCATGCGCATGTCCTTTTCCTCATCACGGAGCCGGACCGTCCGCAATGTACCCAAGCAGCGTGCTGCATCCGCCATGTCTGTACGGCAGACTGTCACCCCGGGCCGTGTATCACCCGCGCTGAGCGCACCGTCACAGGGCTCGGGGCTCCAGGTCCCTGATGACGGCCGCCAGGAGTCGACATCCCGTCTCAGCACGATCCTCAATACGACGATTAAGGGATCCTTTGGTCGCAGAGGCCGGCCGGGCTATGCCACTTCCAGTGTTCACGAAGGGAGTCTTCATGCGGACAGCCTGCACGAGCGGGATAGCGAAGAAGACTTTCGGCGTATGATGGAACAAGACTCCGATCGGCTGGAGAACGTCCGCGCTTGCTGCGACGGCAAGCACGATGTCAGCTCACTTTCCAGGACAAGTCGTTATAGCCCACGCGTCAATCGAATGCACTCGCATCACTGA